ATTTTCTTGTAAAATTGATCTCTTATATTTTCCATTCTATGTTTAATCCTACTCTTACAATCGACAAATACATCAGATCCAATCTTATATTTTTCTACGATATCCCACAATAGTATTTGAGCTTGTAACATTTCATCTCTTAGCTTCTCTTTTTCTAATGCATCTTTAATGATAAACAGATCGATATCGCTCTCTTCGTTTGGCTCGCCATAGGCATAGGAACCAAAAAGGATAATTTTGTCTGGATTGAGTGGTTTGAGCCGTTCCATGATCTCGTTTTTGAGTTTTTCTATATCTATTTTGCTCATTTTTTTAATCTTAGTGGTTTTTTATTATTGTAGCATATTGGATAGATTCTTCGGCTAAGGCCTCAGGATGACGGGAATAGAGACTCAGAATGTGTGTGACGGAATCGAGAAATTTTAAAATGACAGAGAAATTTTATGGTATTTATTGCGTTTTTAAAAAATTATATTTCAAAAACGAATAAAATCAAGAATTTCCACAAGAAATAATTTTTCTGGATTATTTCGTGCAAAATCAATTAGCTCTTGAGTAAAGCCGCTTTTGGAGAAGAGAATATATTTTTTTTGAGGATATTCTATCAATGCTGATTTATGTACTAGCTTTTGGTATACATCCATACAGACTTTTCTCTTTTGCCATTTGCATTCACCAAAGAGATAGTAATCATCCCCTATTCCAACAAGATCAATCTCTTCATTTTTACTCCACCATCTGCCACATCTTATTAATGAAAAATGCTCTTTAACAAAATCTATCGCCAACTCTTCATAAGTTTTGGATACAAACTGGTCGAAACTCTCTTTGATTTTTTTTATAACATACTCTTTGTTTCCCATCTCTAAATAGGATTTAAAGGGAAATACAAACGCAAACCAAAACCGCAAAAATTGATCTTTAATAAAATAGAGTCCTTTTTTGCTTTTTTGTGGATTTGTCTCGGTAATTGGAACCTCTTTGACTATTATTTCAAGATCTATCAGTTTTTGCAAAGAAGTCGTGAAATTGTGTACGGGCTTTTGCAATCTTTTTGCT
The Nitratiruptor tergarcus DSM 16512 genome window above contains:
- a CDS encoding nucleotidyltransferase domain-containing protein, giving the protein MSKIDIEKLKNEIMERLKPLNPDKIILFGSYAYGEPNEESDIDLFIIKDALEKEKLRDEMLQAQILLWDIVEKYKIGSDVFVDCKSRIKHRMENIRDQFYKKIIKKGRMIYVK